The proteins below are encoded in one region of Amycolatopsis magusensis:
- a CDS encoding MFS transporter, with product MSTRANRAPVLGLRENAAQFALLVAVNALVGGMVGQQQTVLPLLAESTFALTGYAYIFTYVAAFGVTKAIANYFAGTFSDRYGRKPVLLVGWLFAIPVPIMLIVAPNWAWVVAANVLLGINQGLTWSTTVVMKIDLVGPDRRGLAMGLNEAAGYGAVAITSLLAGYLAEQHGLRPAPFLLGLAYLALALLLSGAFVHETRDHAHLEATQHTESEHGHLGADLTSRQIAIQTSLKEPALASASHTGLVNNLNFGLSWGLFPLLFATADLTTSQIGLLFALYPGVWGAGQLITGGLSDRIGRKHLITTGMAVQATALAVIAASSGFTGWAVGTALLGAGTAMVYPTLLAVIGDIAHPLWRGRAVGVYRVWRDLGYAVGAILGGVVADLIDLRAAVWAAAAASACTAVLVAIRMYETHQPLRHHD from the coding sequence GTGAGCACGCGCGCCAATCGGGCACCGGTGCTCGGGCTGCGGGAGAACGCCGCCCAGTTCGCCCTGCTCGTCGCCGTCAACGCCCTCGTCGGCGGCATGGTCGGCCAGCAGCAAACCGTGCTCCCGCTACTGGCCGAGTCCACCTTCGCGCTGACCGGCTACGCCTACATCTTCACCTACGTCGCCGCGTTCGGGGTCACCAAAGCCATCGCCAACTACTTCGCCGGCACCTTCTCCGACCGCTACGGCCGCAAACCGGTACTCCTGGTGGGCTGGCTCTTCGCCATTCCCGTGCCGATCATGCTCATCGTCGCGCCCAACTGGGCCTGGGTCGTGGCCGCCAACGTGCTGCTCGGCATCAACCAGGGCCTGACCTGGTCCACCACCGTGGTGATGAAGATCGACCTCGTCGGCCCGGACCGCCGCGGTCTGGCCATGGGCCTCAACGAAGCCGCCGGCTACGGAGCCGTGGCCATCACCTCGCTGCTCGCCGGCTACCTCGCCGAACAACACGGACTACGCCCGGCGCCGTTCCTGCTCGGCCTCGCCTACCTCGCCCTCGCGCTACTGCTATCCGGTGCCTTCGTCCATGAAACCCGCGACCACGCCCACCTCGAAGCCACCCAGCACACCGAATCAGAGCACGGTCATCTCGGCGCCGACCTGACCAGCCGCCAGATCGCCATCCAGACCAGCCTCAAAGAACCCGCACTCGCCTCGGCCAGCCACACCGGACTGGTCAACAACCTCAACTTCGGGCTCTCCTGGGGACTCTTCCCGCTGCTGTTCGCCACCGCCGACCTCACCACCAGCCAGATCGGCCTGCTGTTCGCCCTCTACCCCGGCGTCTGGGGCGCAGGCCAGCTGATCACCGGTGGCCTGTCCGACCGGATCGGCCGCAAACACCTGATCACCACCGGCATGGCCGTCCAGGCCACCGCGCTTGCGGTGATCGCCGCGTCCAGCGGATTCACCGGCTGGGCGGTAGGCACCGCCCTGCTCGGCGCCGGCACCGCCATGGTCTACCCCACCCTGCTCGCCGTGATCGGCGACATCGCCCACCCGCTCTGGCGCGGCCGCGCCGTCGGCGTCTACCGCGTCTGGCGCGACCTCGGCTACGCCGTCGGCGCCATCCTCGGCGGCGTCGTCGCCGACCTCATCGACCTGCGCGCCGCCGTCTGGGCAGCAGCCGCGGCCAGTGCCTGCACCGCCGTGCTCGTCGCAATCAGGATGTACGAAACCCACCAGCCCCTCAGACACCACGACTGA